One window of Hymenobacter sp. BRD128 genomic DNA carries:
- a CDS encoding DUF3098 domain-containing protein — MQPTTPAPRFAFGPRNFRLMWLGLAVLAVGFITMMLDKADYGEGFLGLTLGPILLFVGFVIEFAAIMVRSNPSELAPVAPAAAAPVADEFKPLALQVPGPSAAAPTPTPAAPRPAKPAYKRPG; from the coding sequence ATGCAACCAACTACTCCGGCCCCGCGCTTCGCCTTCGGCCCCCGCAACTTCCGCCTGATGTGGCTCGGCCTGGCTGTGCTGGCCGTGGGCTTCATCACCATGATGCTCGACAAGGCCGACTATGGCGAAGGCTTTTTGGGCCTCACGCTGGGGCCTATTTTGCTGTTTGTGGGCTTCGTGATTGAGTTTGCGGCCATTATGGTGCGCAGCAACCCTAGCGAGCTGGCGCCGGTAGCACCCGCTGCAGCTGCGCCCGTGGCCGATGAGTTTAAGCCGCTGGCTCTGCAGGTGCCCGGCCCGTCGGCCGCCGCGCCTACGCCCACCCCGGCGGCGCCGCGCCCGGCCAAACCCGCTTATAAGCGTCCCGGCTAG
- a CDS encoding undecaprenyl-diphosphate phosphatase yields the protein MTYWQALLLAIVEGITEFLPVSSTGHMIIASKLLGITATPFVKLFLVVIQLGAILSVLVVYWKRFFQSFDFYLKLLVAFLPIVVVGLALKKHIDALLESVTTVAVMLLLGGIVLLFVDKWFPQEDPQHGGHPVTNPSWKKAFVIGLFQCLAVVPGVSRSAATIIGGLTQKLTRRAAAEFAFFLAMPTMAAAAVKDIYDYYKEAHTQGITLGHLFSGEEVKLLLLGNVVAFVVALLAIRLFVGFVTKYGFRAFGIYRIIVGGLLLAMLALGLNLQLV from the coding sequence ATGACTTACTGGCAGGCCCTCTTACTGGCCATCGTGGAAGGAATCACCGAGTTTCTACCCGTTTCCAGCACCGGCCACATGATTATTGCCTCCAAGCTGCTGGGTATTACGGCCACGCCTTTTGTGAAACTGTTCTTGGTGGTGATTCAGCTCGGGGCCATTCTGTCGGTGCTGGTGGTGTACTGGAAGCGCTTTTTTCAGAGCTTCGATTTTTACCTGAAGCTGCTGGTGGCGTTTCTGCCCATCGTGGTGGTGGGGCTAGCCCTCAAAAAGCACATCGACGCGCTGCTCGAATCGGTAACAACCGTGGCCGTAATGCTGCTGCTCGGCGGCATCGTGCTGCTGTTTGTGGACAAGTGGTTTCCGCAGGAAGACCCGCAGCACGGCGGCCACCCCGTCACGAACCCGAGTTGGAAAAAGGCCTTTGTCATCGGCCTGTTTCAGTGCCTGGCCGTGGTGCCGGGCGTGAGCCGCTCGGCGGCCACCATCATCGGCGGCCTCACCCAGAAGCTGACGCGCCGCGCGGCGGCCGAGTTTGCGTTTTTCCTGGCTATGCCCACGATGGCGGCGGCGGCCGTGAAGGATATTTACGATTACTACAAAGAAGCGCATACTCAGGGCATCACGCTAGGGCATTTGTTTTCGGGCGAGGAAGTGAAGCTGCTGCTGCTCGGCAACGTGGTGGCCTTCGTAGTGGCGCTGCTGGCCATCCGGCTTTTCGTAGGCTTCGTGACGAAGTACGGCTTCCGGGCGTTTGGCATCTACCGCATCATCGTGGGCGGGCTGCTGCTGGCTATGCTGGCGCTGGGCCTTAACCTGCAACTGGTATGA
- a CDS encoding ABC transporter permease — protein sequence MARPRKKKLGSYPTLLVVFSITLALTVIGLFGLLLLHAHKLSEQVRENLEVQVYLERNLPETELLRLQQDLEHQPYVAEVGGRPQVRFVSKEEGARQLLETTGEDFHSFLDDNPLRDAYALKIKPEYTDTTHLRLLGRSLSQQRGVFEVQYPKSLFTSINQNLARVSLLLLGFAAVLVLVVVILINNTIKLAMFSQRLLIRSMQLVGATRFFIRQPFIRRATWQGLASGFLAALLLLSLLQYAYLEIAQLRLLRDDHLIGLLLLGVLALGTAIGFLSSYWAVNKYLNVSLDELY from the coding sequence ATGGCCCGGCCCCGCAAAAAGAAACTCGGCTCCTACCCTACCCTGCTGGTGGTGTTCAGCATCACGCTGGCGCTGACTGTCATCGGGTTATTTGGCCTGCTGCTGCTGCACGCGCATAAGCTGAGCGAGCAAGTGCGCGAAAACCTGGAGGTGCAGGTGTACCTGGAGCGTAACCTGCCCGAAACCGAGCTGCTGCGCCTGCAACAGGACCTCGAACACCAGCCCTACGTGGCCGAGGTAGGTGGCCGCCCGCAGGTGCGCTTCGTGAGCAAGGAGGAAGGCGCCCGCCAGCTCCTCGAAACCACCGGCGAAGATTTTCACAGCTTCTTGGATGATAACCCGCTGCGCGACGCCTACGCCCTCAAAATCAAGCCTGAGTACACCGATACCACGCACCTGCGCCTACTGGGCCGCAGCCTGAGCCAGCAGCGCGGCGTGTTTGAGGTGCAGTACCCCAAAAGCCTCTTTACCAGCATCAACCAAAACCTGGCCAGGGTGAGCCTGCTGCTGCTGGGCTTTGCGGCGGTGCTGGTGCTGGTAGTGGTTATTCTGATTAACAATACGATTAAGCTAGCCATGTTTTCGCAGCGGCTGCTCATTCGCTCGATGCAACTGGTAGGCGCCACGCGGTTCTTTATCCGGCAGCCATTTATCAGGCGGGCTACCTGGCAGGGGCTAGCCAGCGGCTTTCTGGCCGCGCTGCTCCTGCTGAGCTTGCTGCAATATGCTTACCTCGAAATTGCGCAGCTGCGCCTGCTGCGCGACGACCACCTCATCGGCCTGCTGCTGCTGGGCGTGCTGGCGCTGGGCACGGCCATCGGCTTTCTCAGCTCGTACTGGGCGGTGAATAAATACCTGAACGTATCGCTCGACGAGCTTTATTAA